The Solibacillus sp. FSL R7-0682 genome includes a window with the following:
- a CDS encoding TIGR02530 family flagellar biosynthesis protein gives MNRVNIQHIPYHPPIQQTVKNHSVLPTKNSFVNHLKQATNELKISKHATERMNERNIIISDNEWQQITDKVFEAREKGVKQPLIILEQAALIVSAKNSTVITALDRIEAKEQLFTNIDGTIVL, from the coding sequence ATGAACCGCGTAAATATTCAACATATACCGTATCATCCACCTATCCAGCAAACTGTTAAAAATCATTCAGTACTTCCAACAAAAAATTCATTTGTTAATCATTTAAAGCAGGCTACAAATGAATTAAAAATTAGTAAACATGCTACTGAACGAATGAATGAGCGAAATATTATTATTTCAGATAATGAATGGCAGCAAATAACTGATAAAGTGTTTGAAGCACGTGAAAAGGGAGTTAAACAACCCTTAATTATTTTGGAGCAAGCGGCGTTAATTGTTAGTGCCAAAAACTCAACAGTTATTACAGCACTGGACCGAATTGAAGCAAAAGAACAACTCTTTACGAATATAGATGGAACAATTGTTTTATAG